In Promicromonospora sp. Populi, one genomic interval encodes:
- a CDS encoding sugar porter family MFS transporter gives MSISPSAPNATARSAHRKATALALAAAVGGFLFGFDSSVINGAVNAIEGQFALDPSVTGIVVAIALLGCALGAWAGGRLADRWGRTNVMVLGAILFFVSSILSAIAFSAWDLGIWRFLAGVGIGIASVIAPAYIAEIAPAAMRGRLGSLQQLAITVGIFAALLSDQILAESAGGAANVLWLGWEAWRWMFIVAVVPAAVYGILALRIPESPRYLAARGRDDEARAVLTSVLGPDEDVDDRLAQIHHSIATDEANASAGSLRGSALGLKPIVWVGILLSVFQQFVGINVIFYYSTTLWQAVGFDESQAFLVSTITSITNVAVTFIAIALIDKVGRRPLLLIGSAGMTVSLGLMAIAFTQATGSGSDIQLSGTWGVVALICANAFVVFFGASWGPLVWVLLGEMFPNRIRAAALGVAAAMQWIANFAITMTFPPMLAAFGAAVPYLMYAIFAGLSFFFVLTKVRETRGMELEDMGEGSRAA, from the coding sequence ATGAGCATTTCACCCTCGGCTCCGAACGCCACCGCACGATCCGCCCATCGCAAGGCGACGGCCCTCGCCCTCGCCGCAGCGGTGGGCGGCTTCTTGTTCGGCTTCGACAGCTCCGTGATCAACGGTGCGGTGAATGCCATCGAGGGCCAGTTCGCCCTCGACCCGTCGGTCACCGGCATAGTGGTCGCGATCGCGCTGCTCGGCTGCGCGCTCGGCGCGTGGGCCGGCGGGCGGCTGGCCGATCGCTGGGGCCGCACCAACGTCATGGTGCTCGGCGCCATCCTCTTCTTCGTGTCGTCGATCCTGTCCGCCATCGCGTTCTCCGCCTGGGACCTCGGCATCTGGCGGTTCCTGGCCGGCGTGGGCATCGGCATCGCGTCCGTCATCGCCCCCGCGTACATCGCCGAGATCGCGCCCGCTGCCATGCGCGGCCGGCTCGGCTCGCTGCAGCAGCTCGCCATCACCGTGGGTATCTTCGCCGCGCTGCTCTCGGACCAGATCCTCGCCGAGTCGGCCGGCGGCGCCGCCAACGTGCTGTGGCTCGGGTGGGAGGCGTGGCGCTGGATGTTCATCGTGGCGGTCGTCCCGGCCGCCGTCTACGGGATCCTCGCCCTGCGCATCCCGGAGTCGCCCCGCTATCTCGCCGCCAGGGGTCGCGACGACGAGGCGCGCGCCGTCCTGACGAGCGTGCTCGGTCCCGACGAGGACGTCGACGACCGCCTCGCCCAGATCCACCACAGCATCGCGACCGACGAGGCCAACGCTTCCGCGGGCTCGCTGAGGGGCAGCGCACTGGGCCTCAAGCCGATCGTCTGGGTAGGCATCCTGCTGTCCGTGTTCCAGCAGTTCGTCGGCATCAACGTGATCTTCTACTACTCGACGACGCTCTGGCAGGCCGTCGGGTTCGACGAGAGCCAGGCGTTCCTGGTCTCCACCATCACGTCGATCACCAACGTCGCTGTCACGTTCATCGCCATCGCGCTCATCGACAAGGTGGGCCGGCGCCCGCTCCTGCTCATCGGCTCCGCGGGAATGACCGTCTCGCTGGGCCTCATGGCCATCGCCTTCACCCAGGCCACCGGCTCGGGCAGCGACATCCAGCTCAGCGGGACCTGGGGTGTGGTTGCCCTGATCTGCGCCAACGCGTTCGTCGTCTTCTTCGGCGCCTCGTGGGGCCCGCTCGTCTGGGTGCTGCTCGGCGAGATGTTCCCCAACCGCATCCGGGCCGCCGCTCTCGGGGTCGCCGCGGCCATGCAGTGGATCGCCAACTTCGCGATCACCATGACGTTCCCGCCGATGCTGGCCGCCTTCGGCGCCGCCGTGCCGTACCTGATGTACGCGATCTTCGCGGGCTTGAGCTTCTTCTTCGTGCTCACCAAGGTGCGCGAGACCAGGGGCATGGAGCTGGAGGACATGGGCGAGGGGTCCCGCGCCGCCTGA
- a CDS encoding anion permease, translated as MEVALVVLVVALALSFDYTNGFHDAANAIATSVSTRALTPRVALLMAAVMNFAGALLGTEVAETIATSIVNLSGADTHAELTVVLCALLGAITWNLITWWFGLPSSSTHALIGGLVGAGIAGGMSVYWSAIVDKVVLPMIISPLVGFGLAFAVMIAIMWIFRNAAPAKAHRRFRIAQTASAAAMALGHGLQDAQKTMGVIYLALLTVGWANPATGIPLWVKLCAAAAISAGTYSGGWRIMRTLGRKIIELDPARGFVAESVSALVLYVNAFALHAPVSTTHTITSAIMGVGATRRLSAVRWGVAKNIAVAWVLTIPAAALVAALATWALWPLLT; from the coding sequence TTGGAGGTCGCCCTCGTCGTCCTGGTGGTGGCGCTCGCCCTGAGCTTCGACTACACCAACGGCTTCCACGACGCCGCCAACGCGATAGCCACGTCGGTGTCGACCAGGGCGCTGACCCCGCGCGTCGCACTCCTCATGGCGGCAGTGATGAACTTCGCCGGCGCCCTGCTGGGCACCGAGGTCGCCGAGACCATCGCCACCTCGATCGTCAACCTCTCGGGCGCCGACACGCACGCCGAGCTCACCGTCGTGCTGTGCGCACTGCTCGGCGCGATCACCTGGAACCTCATCACCTGGTGGTTCGGGCTCCCGTCGTCCTCCACGCACGCCCTCATCGGCGGCCTGGTCGGCGCCGGGATCGCGGGCGGCATGAGCGTGTACTGGTCCGCGATCGTGGACAAGGTGGTGCTGCCCATGATCATCTCGCCGCTCGTGGGCTTCGGCCTCGCCTTCGCGGTGATGATCGCCATCATGTGGATCTTCCGGAACGCTGCGCCGGCCAAGGCGCACCGCCGGTTCCGGATCGCGCAGACGGCGTCCGCCGCCGCGATGGCCCTGGGCCACGGCCTGCAGGACGCACAGAAGACGATGGGCGTCATCTACCTGGCGCTGCTGACCGTGGGCTGGGCCAACCCTGCTACCGGCATCCCGCTTTGGGTAAAGCTGTGCGCCGCCGCAGCCATCTCCGCGGGCACCTACTCGGGCGGCTGGCGCATCATGCGCACGCTCGGCCGCAAGATCATCGAGCTCGACCCGGCTCGTGGCTTCGTGGCGGAGTCCGTCTCGGCACTCGTGCTCTACGTCAACGCGTTCGCGCTGCACGCGCCGGTCTCCACGACCCACACGATCACCTCGGCAATCATGGGCGTGGGCGCCACCCGCAGGCTCTCCGCCGTGCGCTGGGGCGTGGCGAAGAACATCGCCGTCGCCTGGGTACTGACCATCCCGGCCGCGGCGCTGGTGGCCGCGCTGGCGACCTGGGCGCTCTGGCCGCTACTGACCTAG